CTGAAGGAACTGGTCTTTCTCATGAATCACCCTCACCCATAACTTATTACCTTTATCTGTTGATATTCCTGGCAACAGGAGTCCGAAGTTAATAACTCCAGAATTCTGTTTATCCTCCCTGGCTCCAAGCTTATGAAGCGGCAGAAAATCTAATTTACTCTGCAAGGTTACTCACACTTCGCACTGGTCTGGAAAATTATTAAAAGTAAATTGTATTATTATCACCTGGAACCCAATTTGAAGGGCGTACCTAAAGTAAAAAATAACAACCATTTAATGTAGAATAAATAAATATGTAATATAATTAAACAGATATTGAATATACAATCAAATTTTCTTTCAGTACAAACTAAATCACTGCTAATAGAAATGAATCACTGTTAATATAGAAGTGAATGAATGTTTAATGTAGAATTAAATTCAAGGATCAATATAGTTTTGGAAATTTAGCTTCTAAAAAGTGATTCTGAATCCTCACTTTCCGGATTCTAGCATTTTTTTCGCGAAAATAAGGATGATTGGAGCTCTCAAGTTAAGGAAAACTAAATATTCCCACGTTTAAGATGAAAACAAAATAAATTAATTCTCCTGACTTTTCAGGAAATTACTGCCTCAATTTTCAGGATATTATATATTCTAAAAACTCGTTAACCTTCTCCAGATTACGCATTTCTATTCAAAAATGATAAAGGAACCGTCGCCATATGTCAGGAAATTACGGAAAAGTTTACCTCGTAGGTTCGGGCCCAGGAGACCCCGAGCTTCTTACCCTGAAAGCCCGCCGTCTGATAGATAGTGCTGAAGTAATTATTTATGACCAGCTTCCCGGAAAAGCTATTCTGGATTCAATGCCGGCAGGTGCGGAAAAGATCGATGTCGGAAAACATGCCGGCAACCACACCATGACCCAGGCTGAGATTAATGAAGTGCTTGTGCAAAAGGCAAAAGAAGGAAAAATGGTAGTCAGGCTTAAAGGAGGTGATCCTTATGTCTTCGGGAGAGGGGGAGAAGAAGCCGAAGTACTTGTAGCTGAAGGCATTGAGTTTGAGGTCGTGCCAGGGATAACTTCTGCAATTGCAGTGCCTGCTTATGCTGGTATTCCGGTAACACATAGAGAAAGCACGTCAATGGTCACCTTCATAACCGGACACGAGGATCCAACAAAGCCCGAGAGCTGGCTTGACTGGGAGACCCTTGCAAAATTCGGAGGAACAATTGTAATCCTTATGGGCGTAAAAATGCTCGAGCGTAACGTTGATGAGCTAATGAAGCACGGAAAGAACCCTAATACACCCGTTGCGGTCATAGAGAAAGGAACCAGACCTGACCAGAGAGTTACT
This region of Methanosarcina flavescens genomic DNA includes:
- the cobA gene encoding uroporphyrinogen-III C-methyltransferase encodes the protein MSGNYGKVYLVGSGPGDPELLTLKARRLIDSAEVIIYDQLPGKAILDSMPAGAEKIDVGKHAGNHTMTQAEINEVLVQKAKEGKMVVRLKGGDPYVFGRGGEEAEVLVAEGIEFEVVPGITSAIAVPAYAGIPVTHRESTSMVTFITGHEDPTKPESWLDWETLAKFGGTIVILMGVKMLERNVDELMKHGKNPNTPVAVIEKGTRPDQRVTVGTLANIAELAKERKVKAPAITVVGDVVRLHAILGEQRTGTEL